ACGCACCCCTCAAACGGCAGCAGGGTGAGGGGGGTCATCGAGGTCGGGGGCAGGGCCATCCCCGGAACGGAGCCCCTCCTGCGCGTCGAGGTCCGCGTCGACGGGGGGGAGTGGAGGGAGGCCTCAGGCACGGAGAGCTGGAGCTTTTCCCTCGACACCACCGGGCTTCGAAACGGTGCCCACAGAATTCAGGCCCGCGCCGTCGCCTCCCCCCTCTCCTCGGAGGCTGCCGTGGTGGAGGTGGAGGTCTGGAATCCTCCGCCCGGGGGGGAGGTCACGGTCGAGCCCTTTCCCTGGTGGAGCCTTCTTCTGGCCGCGCTGGCGGCCGCGGGAGCTGCTTCGCTTCTCGTCCGCCGTCGAGATTAGGGAAGCCTACTCCTCAGAGTCTCCGGGGACGTCTACCCCGGCTCCCCCTCTTCTTACCCCCCTCCGCAGCTCCCTCGAAAGGAGCAGCCCGCCCGCCGCGAGCATCACGAGCGCTGCCGCGGGCGTCGCCCAGGAGGGGGCGGCCTCCCCGGCCGGACGAGGTGCGGGCGGTCTCTCGAAGACCCTCACCCGGACTTCCGCCGAGCCCTCCGCGCCGAGCCCGTCCGTGACCGTTAGCCTGACAGAGTACATTCCGGGCGAGGAGTAGGCGTGGGTGAGGGACGGCCCCGCGCTCGTGTTCCCATCGCCTAGCTCCCAGCACCACGAGACGATGTTTCCCTCAGAGTCGCTAGACGACAAACCATCGATTCCCACCTCCTCGCCCGTGAAGAGCGCACTCTGGTCGATTCGAATCACTGCGGAGGGCGGCCTGTTGACGATGAGAATCTGAATCTCAGTGAAGTTCGCGTTGCCCCTGTCATCCACCACAGTCAACCTGACGGTGTGGCTACCGGCGGTACGGAACTTGTGGCGCACTTCCTTGCCTAGGCTCCGAGCCCCGTCGCTGAATTCCCAGAGGTACTGGACTATCTCGCCGTCAGGGTCGAAAGAGGCCGAGGCGCTCAACCCCACGCTCTCGTTGATGCCCGGCGCGTCGTTTTCCAGCCGGGCGAGCGCCACCGGCTTCACCTCCCTTATCGTCACGGGCAGGGGATCGAGCTCTGTCTCCGCTCCCTTCCCGTCCCGGACGCGGGCGCGCGCGAGATGAACCCCGGGCACTGTATAGACATGGGGAGCGAAGGGCGCGCCCAGCCAGCCCGCGCGCGTTCCGTCGCCGAAGTCGAAGAGAAAACCGCTTATTTGCGCACCGGAGGGTCCGGTCTCGACCTCGAGCGTGACTGGCTCCCCAGGGTCCGCCACGTCCGGCGTGGCCTTGAGGAGGAGGCCGCTGGAGCTGAGCAGATGGGGCTCGACTGTGAGGCTTCGCTGGTTGTCAGAGACATCGGCCTCGTAAGGGTCGGCGTCGCAGACGGTGGCGGTGAAGGTCTCCTCCGCATCCGGCGCGAGAGCCACGGCCATAAATATTCTGGCCCCTCCCGCGGACAGGGTGAAGCTCTCGTTGAGCAGAGGGTTTGTGCCCTCAGAAGAGGACGACAGGGTGAGGCGCGCCGACGCCGGCGCTCCCCCCTCGTTTCGCACCTCGGCCCAAATGCGAAGCGGCCGCCCCGGGAGGGGGGTTGTATCGTCGGCTCTCAGCTCTGAAACAAGGAGGTCCGGCCTCCAGGCGATATGGAGGGGGATTGCGAGGACGTTGTTCGCTTCGTCCCACTCCGCGAAGTCATCCTCGGGGTCGGCGACGAAGCGCAGCTCGTGCGCTCCAGCTGTGGCGCGCCAGTGCAACTGGGCCTCGCCCCGGCTCAGATTGACTTCAGCACGATCCACCTCGACGCCATCCACCAGAAGCGAGACGGAGCCCTTGTCGATCGCCTCCCCCTCATTCACCATGCGAATATCGAACCAAAGCTCATCGCCCTCAAGGATGCCGGCCGAAGGATAGGAGAGGAGCTGGGGCCTGAGGTCGGGGAGGGCAAGGCTGGCGAGGCCGGCCGCGGTCGCGAGCCCCAGTCTGGCAATCCTGACCATCAGTGAGAGGTTCAACTTTTCCAGGGTGTCCTCGCCCGAGTGGTAGTAGGGGTTGGCCCTGAAGTACCGGCTGTTCTCGGTGGGATTCTCGTCCTCGATGAGGCATATCGCGTCGATTCCTCTTTCCCAGAAAGACACATGGTCGCTCCAGCGGGGGGGGTCGTCGCTGGTGACCACACTCCTCGACCTCAGTCCAACGCCGCCGTAGTAGTTCGCCTTCTTTGCCGCCCCGGCGAGCCAAAGGGAGCGCTCGTTGCTCACGATGTCTACCTTGGGGAACTCGTGGTTGTATCCTATCATATCGAGACATATCGCTCCCGCAATCTGCCTACCGCTCTCCACGAGCCTTCTTACGAACTCCGAGCTTCCGACCCTCCCGATCTCCTCGCCCGTAAAGAACGCGAAAATAACCGTGTGGTTTGTCCGGGCGCGGGAAAGGGCCTGCGCTGCCCCCAGAACCGCTGCAACGCCGGTGGCGTCGTCGTCCGCACCCGGGGCGGGGGCATATGGATTGAACTGAGACTCTGTGCCGTTGATGCTGTCGTAATGGGCGCAGAGAACAAAAGCTGGGAGGGATGGGCCCCGGCCATGGAGTTCGGCGACAACATTACTTATGTAATGCCCATTGTAGAGAAAAGTCTGTAGCGAGGCCGGGACACCCATCCCCTGAAGCTCTTTAAGAATGTAGTCCGCCGCCTCCATAGCCTTGTCGGAATAGACATACCTCGTCCCGAGGGACTGGAGGGCCAGGACCCACCCGCGCAGCTTCTCGAGTTGGACTCTATCTAAAAATCCTGCGGGCATGGTATAAACGGAGGAGCGGAAAGCCCCATCGCCCGCCCCATCCCTTTCTGCCGAATGACCCGGTGACCCCCCAGCCGTGCCTGAAAGCAGCACGTGCGTCGCAAGGAGCAGGCAGATCGCTCCCCGGAGTGGCAAGGCCATCATGAACTCGTCAATGGAGACCGCCGAATATAACGGTTTTGTGACGGGGGCTCGCTCAGGTCGGGAAGGCGTTTCTCAGAAACTCAACGATAATAATAGACGCGATGCATGCCCCAATGACCGCCAGGGGCGGTATCTTCATGGCGGTCTCGTCCTCGGCGTCGAAGTAGCGAATCAGACCTGCCGCGGAGTGGAAGCCCTCGCCCTTCTTCGACTTTCCCTTCGCCATCGCTTCTTATTATATGCGTCGCGGTATAAATCTCTTTTGCCGGAGCACCCCACGCATGGCACCACGATTTAATAATCGTTCGTCCATTGTCCCACAGTGCACTGGGTCGACGTCATTGCGCGGGAGCTCCTCCGGCGCGGAGTGGAGCACGTTGTAGCGAGCGGAACCTCGATATCCGGCCAGATTCACATCGGGAACGCGGGCGATGTGATAATAGCGGACGGCGTGGCAAGGGCGGTCAGGGAGATTGGGGGGAGGGCGAGGCTTATCTGGATAGCCGACGACGCCGACCCCCTCCGGAGGCTACCGAAGCAGCTCCCGGCGGAGTTTGATGCCCACCTGGGCAAACCTTGTTACTCCCTCCCCTGCCCCGAGGGCCATCCGCACAGCTTCGTGGAGCATTACGTCGAGCCATTCGTTGCTTCTCTCGCCAGGCTGGGGGTGCGGCCTGAGGTCAGGTCCGGTGCCGAGATGTATAGAAAGGGGGAATACGAGGCCCTGACGCGCGTCGCTCTCGAAAGGGGCGACACTATCCGGCGAATTCTGCGCGATATATCGGGTACCGAGAAAGCCTCTGACTGGCTGCCCTTTGAGCCGGTTTGCGAGCGCTGCGGCAAAATCGCGACGACGCACGCATATGCATATAGAGGCGACAAGGTGCTGTACAGATGCTCAGGCGGCGTCGCTGGAAAAATGCGCATCGAGGGCTGCGGCTATGAAGGCGAGGCTGACCTCCGCAACGGGAAACTAAGCTGGCGGGTGGAGTGGGCGGCGCGCTGGAAGATATTAGGGGTCACATGTGAGCCATTCGGAAAGGAGCACGCTGCTTCCGGGGGTTCCTACGACACCTCTAGCGTAATATCCAGGGAGGTTTTCGGCTACGAACCCCCGAAACCCGTCATCTACGAGCACATCCTTGTCGGGGGTAGGAAGATGTCCAAGTCCCTCGGGAATATTTTAACGGTGGAGCAATTCCTAGAGGTGGCTCCTCCCGAGGTGCTGCGGTTCTTCTTCTTCCGGACACGCGCCACGCGGCACAAGGACTTCGACATCTCGAGAAACCTTCTCCACCTCGTGGAGGACTACGAGCACATTGAGAGGGTCTACTACGGAGTGGACAAGCCATCACCTCAGGAAGATGCTGGCGACCTGAAAAGGTCATACGAGCTCTCCCAGATAGATAAACCGGCTCAGACATTCTTTCAGGTCCCCTACACGCACCTCGTCACAATCGTCCAGCTCGCGCCGGATTTCGAGGGCGTGAAGGGAATTCTAGCGCGCAACAGGCAGCTCGACGGCCTAGACGATTTTTGGGAACGCAAGCTTGCGGAAAAGGTAGGGTGCGTGAGGGCCTGGGTTGAAAAATACGCCCCGGAGGAGCACAGGTTTGTTCTCCAGAGGACAGTGCCGGCGGTCCGGCTCGATGATGCGGAGAAGGGGCTGCTGGCTGGTCTCGCGGTCGAGCTTTCCACAGTTCCCTGGGAGGCGGAGCGAATTCACAACGCAATTCACGAGAAGGGCAAGGCGATGGGGCTAGACGCGGCCAGGACCTTCGGGGCGGTCTACAAGGTCATGCTGGGCAAGGAGAGGGGCCCGAGGATGGGCTACTTCCTCCAGTCCCTGGATAGGGACTGGGTGGTCGGGAGATTGAGAGCGGCCGGGAGAGGGCTCACCTGAGCTTTCCGACAACCCTCTCCACCGCATCCAGCACCCTGTTCTCCCGTATGGCCCTCGTCAGGTTGTTGATGTCCGGATGGAGGGGCCTGTCCTCTTCCAGTTTTGGGACGACCTTGCGAATCTCCTCGTAAGCCGCCTGCGATGCTGGGGATGGCCTGACCGGAGACCTGAAATCAAGTGCCTGCGCAGCCGCCATCAGCTCAATGGCCACAATCGTCCACGAGTTCTCGATTATCTGGCGGGTCTTGATGGCAGTTGTCATCCCCATGGAGACGAAGTCCTCTTGGTCCGCGGCCGCGGGAATCGATCCAACGGCTGCCGGCGTGCAGAGGACCCTGTTCTCGCAGACCAGAGCACCTGCGGTGTACTGGGCGAGCATCAGGCCGGAGAACATCCCGGCGCCTTTCGTCAGGAAGGCCGGAAGGCCCATGGAAAGGTGCGGGTTCATGAGCCTGTTGGTCCTCCTCTCCGAGAGGACACCGACGGTTGTGATGGACATACCCACGAGCTCCAGCGCCAGCGCGAGGGGAGTGCCCTGGAAGTTCGCTCCAGTAAGCACAAGGTCCTCGTCGGGGAAGAAGGTCGGGTTGTCGGCAGCGTGGTTGAGCTCGATCTCGAAAATCTGTCGTGCCCACTCGAGGGCATCGCGAGCGGCTCCCACGACCTGAGGGCTGGAGCGCAGGGAGTAGGCGTCCTGCACCTTCTTTCCTGGCCGCTTGAGCAGCTCAGAGCCTTCGGTGAGCCTTCTGATATTCTCAGCGCAGGCGATTGCCCCCGGATAGCCCCGTACTTCATGAATTCGGCGGTCGTAGGCCTTCATGTTGGCGTTCAGGGCCTCGAGGGTCATCGCTAGAGCGACCTCCTGGGTCCTGAGCCACCGCCACGCGTCATATATCTGCAGGCAGCCCATGCCAGTTATCATGTTGGAGCCGTTGATGGCGGCGAGTCCGTCGCGCTCCCTGAACACAATCGCATGAATTCCAGCCTCCTCGAGACCCTGCTTCGCCGGCAGTCTCTTCCCTTTGTAAAATACCTCCCCCTCGCCCATCAGCGTCAGGGCCATCTGGGCCATGGGGGAGAGGTCACCGCAGGCCCCGACCGAACCCTTCTGACAGACCACGGGCGTGACGCCCCGGTTGAGCATCTCGAGCTGCGTCTCGACGATTTCGAGCCTGATGCCCGAGTGGCCCCAGCAGTGCGTGTTCAGGCGGGAGAGCATTCCGGCGCGCACGTCCTCCTCCGTACA
This region of Thermoplasmata archaeon genomic DNA includes:
- the lysS gene encoding lysine--tRNA ligase, with the translated sequence MHWVDVIARELLRRGVEHVVASGTSISGQIHIGNAGDVIIADGVARAVREIGGRARLIWIADDADPLRRLPKQLPAEFDAHLGKPCYSLPCPEGHPHSFVEHYVEPFVASLARLGVRPEVRSGAEMYRKGEYEALTRVALERGDTIRRILRDISGTEKASDWLPFEPVCERCGKIATTHAYAYRGDKVLYRCSGGVAGKMRIEGCGYEGEADLRNGKLSWRVEWAARWKILGVTCEPFGKEHAASGGSYDTSSVISREVFGYEPPKPVIYEHILVGGRKMSKSLGNILTVEQFLEVAPPEVLRFFFFRTRATRHKDFDISRNLLHLVEDYEHIERVYYGVDKPSPQEDAGDLKRSYELSQIDKPAQTFFQVPYTHLVTIVQLAPDFEGVKGILARNRQLDGLDDFWERKLAEKVGCVRAWVEKYAPEEHRFVLQRTVPAVRLDDAEKGLLAGLAVELSTVPWEAERIHNAIHEKGKAMGLDAARTFGAVYKVMLGKERGPRMGYFLQSLDRDWVVGRLRAAGRGLT
- a CDS encoding M20/M25/M40 family metallo-hydrolase, with the protein product MMALPLRGAICLLLATHVLLSGTAGGSPGHSAERDGAGDGAFRSSVYTMPAGFLDRVQLEKLRGWVLALQSLGTRYVYSDKAMEAADYILKELQGMGVPASLQTFLYNGHYISNVVAELHGRGPSLPAFVLCAHYDSINGTESQFNPYAPAPGADDDATGVAAVLGAAQALSRARTNHTVIFAFFTGEEIGRVGSSEFVRRLVESGRQIAGAICLDMIGYNHEFPKVDIVSNERSLWLAGAAKKANYYGGVGLRSRSVVTSDDPPRWSDHVSFWERGIDAICLIEDENPTENSRYFRANPYYHSGEDTLEKLNLSLMVRIARLGLATAAGLASLALPDLRPQLLSYPSAGILEGDELWFDIRMVNEGEAIDKGSVSLLVDGVEVDRAEVNLSRGEAQLHWRATAGAHELRFVADPEDDFAEWDEANNVLAIPLHIAWRPDLLVSELRADDTTPLPGRPLRIWAEVRNEGGAPASARLTLSSSSEGTNPLLNESFTLSAGGARIFMAVALAPDAEETFTATVCDADPYEADVSDNQRSLTVEPHLLSSSGLLLKATPDVADPGEPVTLEVETGPSGAQISGFLFDFGDGTRAGWLGAPFAPHVYTVPGVHLARARVRDGKGAETELDPLPVTIREVKPVALARLENDAPGINESVGLSASASFDPDGEIVQYLWEFSDGARSLGKEVRHKFRTAGSHTVRLTVVDDRGNANFTEIQILIVNRPPSAVIRIDQSALFTGEEVGIDGLSSSDSEGNIVSWCWELGDGNTSAGPSLTHAYSSPGMYSVRLTVTDGLGAEGSAEVRVRVFERPPAPRPAGEAAPSWATPAAALVMLAAGGLLLSRELRRGVRRGGAGVDVPGDSEE
- the hutH gene encoding histidine ammonia-lyase, which produces MTVVLDGHSLTIEDVVRVARGGERVEIHGDARARIQRCREMLERKIRTREIMYGVNTGIGELSEVVLTPEQVERFQRYLLYSHAAGCGEPCTEEDVRAGMLSRLNTHCWGHSGIRLEIVETQLEMLNRGVTPVVCQKGSVGACGDLSPMAQMALTLMGEGEVFYKGKRLPAKQGLEEAGIHAIVFRERDGLAAINGSNMITGMGCLQIYDAWRWLRTQEVALAMTLEALNANMKAYDRRIHEVRGYPGAIACAENIRRLTEGSELLKRPGKKVQDAYSLRSSPQVVGAARDALEWARQIFEIELNHAADNPTFFPDEDLVLTGANFQGTPLALALELVGMSITTVGVLSERRTNRLMNPHLSMGLPAFLTKGAGMFSGLMLAQYTAGALVCENRVLCTPAAVGSIPAAADQEDFVSMGMTTAIKTRQIIENSWTIVAIELMAAAQALDFRSPVRPSPASQAAYEEIRKVVPKLEEDRPLHPDINNLTRAIRENRVLDAVERVVGKLR
- a CDS encoding preprotein translocase subunit Sec61beta, whose product is MAKGKSKKGEGFHSAAGLIRYFDAEDETAMKIPPLAVIGACIASIIIVEFLRNAFPT